Proteins from a single region of Eremothecium gossypii ATCC 10895 chromosome VI, complete sequence:
- a CDS encoding uncharacterized protein (Syntenic homolog of Saccharomyces cerevisiae YNL162W-A), translating to MSKSVARCPQCHTELRKCLIQQNYSIVICPNEQCMYPFNEAEVIQHLVQTSDKEILEAAKVRLKNDNITGSGGALME from the coding sequence ATGTCTAAGTCTGTTGCGCGCTGCCCGCAGTGCCACACGGAACTGCGTAAGTGCCTCATACAGCAGAACTACAGCATCGTGATTTGCCCGAACGAGCAGTGCATGTATCCGTTCAATGAGGCCGAGGTGATCCAGCACCTGGTGCAGACAAGTGACAAGGAAATCCTGGAGGCTGCAAAGGTGCGGCTGAAAAACGATAATATCACAGGCAGCGGAGGCGCGCTCATGGAATAA
- the CHS7 gene encoding Chs7p (Syntenic homolog of Saccharomyces cerevisiae YHR142W (CHS7)) has translation MSSKEAPMRAWLKMAGLAMSNKSWLSLGDFAGICAKTPLPMCFVVQTSSLPGGSVGATHYDRTHMNIGMVPRCYSRTVDIANTAIFQLGNAFVNILALCVILIISYNIRFKYTAIGRSEYGYFFQLCFMLICMTLVVDCGVSPPGTLAYPYLAALQIGLAGACSWALAVMGFLGFRLWEDGTRKSMLIVRGVSMVGFLLGSLVSAITFTNWIQHHPDMKTNTTALFVVMYGLNGLALLMYSVCQLVVSIFVLSNFWMTGSTILGVIFITTGQVLMYTISYEICEGVKHYLDGLFIGSICNVFALMMIYKTWDISTDEDLEFSVSISVDGDIMYNSNLKL, from the coding sequence ATGAGTTCTAAAGAGGCGCCGATGCGCGCCTGGTTAAAGATGGCCGGATTGGCGATGTCCAACAAGTCTTGGCTTTCGCTAGGGGATTTTGCGGGCATTTGTGCCAAAACGCCGCTCCCGATGTGCTTTGTGGTGCAGACCTCGAGCCTTCCAGGAGGCAGCGTGGGGGCCACGCACTACGACCGCACACACATGAACATCGGCATGGTGCCGCGCTGCTACTCGCGGACGGTGGACATCGCGAATACCGCGATCTTCCAGCTCGGGAACGCATTCGTTAACATTCTGGCGCTCTGCGTCATCTTGATCATCAGCTACAACATCCGCTTCAAATACACGGCGATCGGGCGGTCGGAATACGGCTACTTTTTCCAGCTATGCTTTATGCTTATTTGCATGACTCTCGTCGTGGACTGCGGGGTCTCGCCGCCGGGCACCCTAGCGTACCCGTACCTAGCCGCGCTCCAGATCGGACTTGCCGGCGCGTGCTCGTGGGCACTTGCGGTGATGGGTTTCCTCGGCTTCCGCCTCTGGGAGGACGGCACGCGGAAGTCGATGTTAATTGTGCGCGGCGTGTCGATGGTAGGCTTCCTCCTCGGCTCGCTAGTCTCTGCCATAACCTTCACAAATTGGATTCAGCACCACCCCGACATGAAAACAAACACGACCGCGCTTTTCGTTGTAATGTACGGCCTCAATGGCCTCGCGCTCCTAATGTACTCGGTGTGCCAGCTCGTGGTCTCCATCTTCGTGCTCTCCAACTTCTGGATGACAGGGTCGACCATTTTGGGTGTCATTTTTATAACTACTGGGCAGGTGTTGATGTATACCATCTCGTACGAGATCTGCGAGGGCGTCAAGCACTACCTCGACGGGTTGTTCATCGGCAGCATTTGCAATGTGTTCGCGTTGATGATGATATATAAAACGTGGGACATATCCACCGACGAAGACCTTGAGTTCAGTGTCAGCATCAGCGTCGATGGCGACATCATGTACAACTCCAATCTAAAGCTTTAG
- the RPL42A gene encoding 60S ribosomal protein eL42 (Syntenic homolog of Saccharomyces cerevisiae YHR141C (RPL42B) and YNL162W (RPL42A); 1-intron): MVNVPKTRKTYCKGKACRKHTQHKVTQYKAGKASLFAQGKRRYDRKQSGFGGQTKQIFRKKAKTTKKVVLRLECLSCKTKAQLPLKRCKHFELGGEKKQKGQALQF; encoded by the exons ATGG TTAACGTTCCAAAGACCAGAAAGACTTACTGCAAGGGCAAGGCCTGCCGCAAGCACACCCAGCACAAGGTGACCCAGTACAAGGCCGGTAAGGCTTCCTTGTTTGCTCAGGGTAAGAGAAGATATGACCGTAAGCAGTCGGGTTTCGGTGGTCAGACCAAGCAGATCTTCCGTAAGAAGGCCAAGACTACCAAGAAGGTGGTTTTGAGATTGGAGTGTCTAAGCTGCAAGACCAAGGCTCAGTTGCCTTTGAAGAGATGCAAGCACTTCGAATTGGGTGGTGagaagaagcagaaggGCCAGGCTCTACAGTTCTGA